The following are from one region of the Halobellus limi genome:
- a CDS encoding extracellular solute-binding protein, with amino-acid sequence MRESLSRRNFVKYGGAAAAAAGMSGCLGGGGQESTGDSSGQESTDSSGSTLQWIGPAYGVRDGQGEKYTEVTENEIELTTATGSTVQQQVLSGGRESMDVFSLDTSTASALTVDNDASYPVDTADLDNWSESAISDLFLNPSERIPQLEEQTETIDQEVWEDKSDGSLRLPPYAYNFDAIGYNPKYVDDVSKWSALFDDQYEGEVLVNGAAPIQIPQTMMHLLDNDLIDGSVGELNNPTEDQLDTVIDYLVEQKSNGQFRSTWTAYGNSVNLMAGEEAVIGDLWQPAALDVRRSGTPCEYATMSEGTQGYRFWYVGMAPLKPGASDRNNLEAAHSLYNDVHLGAWFPGYIQNWGYSVPHYPNKELVRDGSDSSGEGMGPEYYDWAYEGKKTYESVDNPALFDPQSYDWSSEEGTPASDGQKRDCGSIEERIDRIGFFQIWPDNAEYMLDRWQEFQSA; translated from the coding sequence ATGCGAGAATCACTCAGCAGGCGTAACTTTGTCAAGTACGGTGGTGCCGCGGCTGCGGCGGCTGGAATGAGCGGCTGTCTCGGCGGCGGCGGGCAGGAGAGCACCGGCGACTCCAGTGGCCAAGAGAGCACTGACAGCAGCGGATCCACGCTCCAGTGGATCGGCCCCGCTTACGGGGTGAGAGACGGTCAAGGCGAAAAGTACACCGAAGTGACCGAAAACGAGATAGAACTGACCACGGCCACCGGTTCGACCGTCCAACAACAGGTCCTGAGCGGCGGTCGAGAATCGATGGACGTGTTTTCACTGGACACGTCGACCGCGTCGGCGCTCACGGTGGATAACGACGCCAGTTATCCGGTTGATACGGCCGATCTGGACAACTGGTCCGAGAGCGCCATCTCGGACCTCTTTTTGAACCCCAGCGAGCGGATTCCACAGCTAGAAGAGCAAACGGAGACCATCGATCAGGAGGTGTGGGAGGACAAATCGGACGGGTCGCTCCGGCTGCCTCCGTACGCGTACAACTTCGACGCGATCGGGTACAATCCGAAGTACGTCGACGACGTCTCGAAGTGGAGCGCGCTGTTCGACGACCAATACGAGGGCGAGGTGCTCGTCAACGGTGCCGCCCCGATCCAGATCCCGCAGACGATGATGCACCTCCTCGACAACGACCTGATCGACGGATCGGTCGGCGAGCTGAACAACCCCACGGAAGACCAACTCGACACGGTCATCGATTACCTGGTCGAACAGAAGTCCAACGGGCAGTTCCGGTCCACGTGGACCGCGTACGGGAACTCGGTCAACTTGATGGCCGGCGAGGAGGCGGTGATCGGAGACCTCTGGCAGCCGGCGGCACTCGACGTTCGTCGTTCCGGGACGCCGTGCGAGTACGCGACGATGAGCGAGGGGACGCAGGGCTATCGGTTCTGGTACGTCGGTATGGCCCCGCTCAAGCCCGGTGCGTCCGATCGAAACAACCTCGAGGCCGCCCACTCGCTGTACAACGACGTCCACCTCGGTGCGTGGTTCCCGGGCTACATTCAAAACTGGGGGTACTCGGTTCCGCACTACCCGAACAAGGAGTTAGTTCGTGACGGCTCCGACAGCAGTGGTGAGGGGATGGGTCCGGAGTACTACGACTGGGCCTACGAAGGCAAGAAAACCTACGAGTCGGTCGACAACCCCGCGCTGTTCGATCCACAGTCGTACGACTGGTCGTCCGAAGAGGGGACACCCGCATCCGACGGCC